The Bdellovibrio sp. ZAP7 DNA segment AAATCGTTATCATCGGGACTGATTTAAATATCAGCGAGTCAGACTATATTCTGACTCCTTATAGCCGTATTCCTTCGGCTATGACCCGCATTGAAATGCAGGCAAATATCATCGATACCCTGATCCGTAACTCCAGCCCGGTCAGAATGCCAACCTATGTGAACTGGATCCTGCTGACTTTGATTTCCATCCTGGCAATTCAAATCGTCCTGAGCATGAGCCCGGCAATGGGTTTGGTGATTTTAGTTGGAACACTGACAGGATTTTCGGTTATTTCGTTCACTTTGTTCTGGTTATTCGGCTGGTGGATCACCATGGCGGCTCCGTTGTTGGCGGGTTTCCTGGTTTACTATTTCTTTATCCCTTACCGTCTGATCATCGAAAACCGTCGCAGCTGGGAATACTATCAAAAGAATAAACTTTTGAGTCAGGTCGAAGAGCTTAAGACGAATTTTATCTCGATGATGTCCCACGATTTGAAGACACCGATTGCGCGGATTCAAGGGATGACGGATGTGATCTTGGCTGATCAGGTGCAATTGAGCACGCAACAGCGCGAAGCCGTGGATACGATCAAGCATTCCTCTGACGATCTGTTGAAATTTATCAGCTCGATTTTGAATTACGGAAAAATTCAAAGCGAAGGCGTGGAACTGCACATGCAAACCAAGGACATCAACAATGTCCTTCAGGAAGTAATCCGTAAGCATGAGTTCCTGGCGAAAGTAAAACGCATCCAGATCGTGTCAGAGCTTGAACCGCTGTTCCCTATTCGTATGGATCCGGATTTGATGCGCCAAGTGCTTTCAAATCTGGTGGAAAACGCGATCAAGTACAGCCCGGATGACACGAAAATCCTGGTCACCAGTGAGGAAAGGGATGAACGAGTTGTCATTCAGGTTTCTGACCAGGGACCGGGAATTCCCGAGGACGAACTGAATAATATTTTCATGAAGTTCTTTAGAAGCAAAAACGTAAAGAGCACGCAGATAAAAGGCTCGGGGCTGGGCCTTTACTTGGCTAAATATTTTACAGAACTACACAAGGGACGCATCTTTGTGGAGTCGAAAGATGGAAAAGGTTCCACATTTACGGTAGAACTGCCGATGGAACAAGGGGGCGTAAATGCTTAAGGTTTTGGTAGTAGACGACGATCAAGGGTTGAGACTTTCAGTTAAGACAGCCCTTACATCCAACCAACGTTTTGACGTCGACGAAGCATTCGATGGCATCAACGCCATGGAAAAAATTAAAGCCGGTACGACTAAGTACGACCTTGTTATTCTTGACGTCGACATGCCTCGCTTAAACGGCCTGGAAACTCTTCGCGCTATCAAAGAATACGACTCTGGTATCATCGTGATGGTGATGACCGCGCATGCCACTTTGAACGATGCTGTTCAAGCCGTTAAAGACGGTGCTTACAATTATCTTTCCAAACCAGTTGCGGGTGATGAACTATTAGCTTTGATCGATAAAGCCGTGAACGCTCACAACTTGATTTCCAATATCGCATTCTCTGCCCCTGTGATGGTTGAAGAAGGTCGCAAGATCATCGGTCACACATCCCAAATGCAGAAAGTATTTAACATCATCCACCGCCTTGCCAAAGTGGACACTCCGGTTTTGATCCGTGGTGCCTCCGGTACAGGTAAAGAGTTGGTCGCAAAAGCGATCCATTTCAACTCGGCTCGCAAAGACGAAAAGTTCGTGGCGATCAACTGTTCTGCAATTCCAGAGAACTTGTTTGAATCTGAATTATTTGGTCACGAAAAAGGCTCGTTCACTGGCGCTGATCAACGTAAAATCGGTAAATTCCAATTCGCTGAGGGTGGCACTTTGTTCTTGGACGAAGTCGGTGACATGCCTCAATTGATGCAAGTTAAAATCTTGCGCGTTCTTCAGGAAAAACTATTCACTCCTGTGGGCTCGAACCGCGAATTCGCCAGCAACGTACGTATCATTGCTGCGACAAACCGTCCTTTGGAGGACATGATCAAAGCCGGAACTTTCCGTGAAGACTTGTTCTATCGCCTGAACGTCGTACCTATATTCTTGCCAGCTCTTCAAGAGCGTAAAGATGATCTTGAGCACATGATCAACATCTTCATCAAGAAGTTCAATCAAGCTCAAGGCAAACGCATCAATGGTATTACTCCGGATGCGATGGCGGTTCTTAAAAAACATTCTTGGCCAGGAAACATCCGTGAGCTTGAGAACGTGATTGAACATGCTTTCGTTCTGGAAACGAGCAACTTGATCACTTTGGCATCTTTGCCAGAGGCTTTGTTGATCGCAACAGGTACTAACTTGATCGATCTTTCACCGTTTGAAACGGCTCAGAACGTGGCTTCTGCTGGCATCGTTAAAGCAGCAAAAGCGCATGTGAGTTTGGGTGAAGACGATGAAAATGCTGGAAGTGATATCGACTCTGAAGACCTTGAAGGTGAAGAGATTGTTCCTTACTCTGGCGAGAATCTTGATTTCAACGCGCAAAAAGAAGCGTTCGAAAAAGAGTTTATCATCAAGGCACTAAAAACTTTCCGTGGTCGCATCAATCAAACAGCGCTTCACGCGAACATTCCGAAAAAAACTTTGCTACGCAAAATTGAAAAATACGGAATTATCGCCAAAGACTACGCAAACTAATTTCATTCTTTTCAGCTCCAGCAAGGCCTTCCATTCCCGGAAGGCCTTTTTTATTTCCGGCCGATACGCGATAAAAATAGGTGCCTAACTAAAAGTGCCGGCCTGAATGCAAGTGAAAGTTATCAATAAAAAATCGGTTTCTGCATCGCCTCTAGTTATTTAATCCAAAAACAATCACCAGATCTAGTGTTGCACGTTTTTTAAGCACAATTTGTTTAAGAATCATGTCGACGATACATTGACTCGATGTTGTGAAATTTGTAACGTCAGCCCCTCGACCCCGGAGAAATTCTAAGACATGACCATGAATCCCTTGCCACCGCAGGCTTACACAAAAGAGACGCTGCTGAAAGCCTACCAATGGCTGATGTCGCAAAACTCTAATATCAAGGAGATCGCAACAACTCCTGATATGCTGGTAAGTCTTTACCTAAAATCGGTGCGTGATGGTGAAAGCGCTTTGGAGCGCCCAAGTATCAAGAATTTCAAATCCGAATTGAAAAGCTTATCAGCAATGATGGGCGAGCTGGATCGTCCCAACCAAAATCATGGAACCGGTGCGACTTATCATCAGCAAGCTTCGCAACAACAACCCGTTCAGCAACAACAGCACATTCCGCAACAACCCGTTCAACAGGTTTTGCAAGCTCAGCCGATTGCGCAACCACAAGTGGTTCACGTGGCGCCAACGATGGTTCCTCAAACTCAAGTCTCTTACACAGAGAAAACCCTGACGGCGACAACTCAAGATTCCGATGTGATGGTCCTTTTTGATTGCGGGACTAAATCAATGATTCAGGAAGTCAAAGACGAGTTCAATTTGAGTTCTGAACTAGAAGCCTTGCGCATGCTCGTAAAAATCGGTTATGTGAAGTCTAAAGGCATGCTAAAATAGTTTAAGAGGCCCACACATGAACAAAAAATACATCTGGCTGGCAGCGATTGCAGGCTTTTTGGTCGCCTTAGACCAAGTAACGAAACTCTATATTCACACACACTTTCACCTGGGTGAATCTGTTGTTGTGATCCCAAACTTCTTTAATTTTACTTACGTTAGAAACTTTGGTGCGGCGTTTGGATTTTTGGCAGAAAGCCATCCTTCCTTCCGCGAGTTGTTCTTTCTAAGTATGCCACCTATCGCATTGATCATCATCATGGGTATCTTGCGCGGGGTGAAAAACGAAGACACGAAACAAATCGTCGCTCTTTCCAGCATCTTTGGTGGTGCGATCGGGAATTATATCGACCGCATCCGCTTCCGCTATGTGATCGACTTCCTGGACTTCCATATCTATGGAAAGTGGAGCTGGCCTGCGTTCAATATCGCTGACATGGCGATCGTGGGCGGAGTGGGACTCCTACTTCTGTTAATGTTCCTGGAAAACAGCAAAAAGAAAGAATCAGAAAAAGGCGCTTAAAGGCGCCTTTTTTTTGACCGTAAACTTTATGGATTCGGTATTTGGCAAACAGGACTAGCCCTGGACCTAGACATATTTCCGTTCACCGCCGAAAATTTATCTATGAAAAAAAGTCGTTTTTTCGTAGCGCTCGTTTCATTGATTTCTCTTATTTGTATCGCCTATGAAGTGGATAACTACACCCTTCGCTATCAATCTTTGCCCGACTCTCGGGATGCGATGAACGACGAAGTGAATCGCATGCTTCGAGAGGCTCAAGCAAAACTAGAAGGCAAAGGCTGCAATCCAGACAAACTGGTCACAGCAGTTCACGACACCTTGGGCGGTTGGGTCGTGGGGAAACTGGAAGAATTTGCTTCGGATTCGGATACAGTGAAAAAGCATAAATCTCCGTCTGATAACATTTATTCCAAGCGAAGTGCCAAATCCAAATTGTCAGGCTTCATGATGACGTTTGCGGGTCTTAATGATTCCGTAAATTTAAATGGCCAATATGTGGGCGCAGATAAATTTGGTCATTTTATCGATCAGGGTTGGGAATACTATAAAGAATATGAAAGCCGACAATCACCTAGTGAAGGTACGGCGGCGGCCTTGAAATATGGCGTCGGCCTGGAGGAAGGCGGATTCGGCCTAAGAGCGACGGGAGTCAAATCCCACGGCGACCTTGCTGCGAACTATTCTGGATTTCGTTTTTGGCTGAATCTGCATAAAGGTGATGTACCGTACTTTAAATGTGAGAACGATAAATGGACGCAAGTTCGCCAATTTGATTTTATTGATTACGTAAATCCTGCTTGGGACGAAGCGATCAACTGCAGTGACTTTAAATCTGATGACATGGCGACTTCCGTTGTCGAGCGCGCCACAGAACTGGAAGAAACAGCTTTGAAAAATGGTAAAACTCAGCGCTATGTCTGTCCGGTTTCACCGAACGACTGTGTGAAAATGAAAAAGTACTATGGCGATAAGGCTCCTATGATTCTTTCTGAGAAATGCCTGAACGCCAAACCCGAGGCCGATAACACTCGTCACTCGGCACAAATTTCTGCTCAAGAACTTGGGACTTCCAAATATAGCAAACGCGCACCTAAAACGACTGAAACGCCTCAACCTACACAGGGGACACGATGAAATACGTAATTCTTATCTCTCTTTTGATTAGCCAAATGTCTTTCGCGGTGACGATGAAACCAGCGACAAAGATAGCTCCGACTAAAAACAGAATGACTGCAAACACGGAATATTCTGCGGAAATTAAAGTCCTTTCGTCTTTGATTGGCTGTGTGAAATCAGGGACAAGCCCAGACGCCATCCGCGCCTGCAGCAAAGACTTGCTTTCTGAATCTTTGAAACAGAAACACCGTGATCTGGTTTTGACTTGGTTTGAACAACAAGTGGAAATCAGCTATCCGGCAGCTTGCCCCGCATCTGATTTGGAATTCATCGATAAAGCAGTTTTAGCGAAATCCAAAGCGACTTTGTGCTCGAGCTTTGCTCGTGGTGATCAGACCAGACAAGTCATGTTCTTTATGAGCGAAGAAAAAGGCCAATCGCGCCTTTTGAATCTTAAAGAAAGATAGAATCAGAAAAAGGCGCTTAAAGGCGCCTTTTCTTATTTATTGGGAATGTTCTTGCGGAGCTTGCGTTGCAGGCTCTGCCTGTGAAGTCCCAATTTTTTTGCGGCCTGAGTGATATTTCCATTCGAAGTATTCAAAACGTAATCAATATACTCCCGCTCCATACGCGCCAAAGAGATCTCGGATTCATCTTTAGGAGCCTCAGAAACCTGCTCCTCGGTAAAAGCACGAACAATCATATCTGGTGTCACAGGTTTTGCCAGAAAGTTTTCGGCCCCCAGCTGCATGGATTTTACCGCAGAAGCCACCGATCCAAAGCCACTCATCATCACGATGCGAGCGCCAGGAAATTTTGCCGTTAGCAGCTTAATAAAATCTAAACCATTGTCATTACCAACACGCAGATCCAGCAAAACTCCATCCGGTGGATTCACGCGGTCCAAGTTAGGAAGTTCTGCAAAACTTTGCACGACGAAATCGCGCTCTTCCAGCTCCTGATGCAGAACATCTCTTAAGCGAGAGTCGTCTTCGATCAGTAAAAGATTTTGAACGCTTTTTTTCATTTCGACTCCTCGTAAGGAATCGACAGACGTGCCGTCGCTCCTTTGCCGGGATTGTTATTACGAAGGCTAAATTCGCCGCCCATGGACTGCGCCGTCATCATGGCCGAGTAAACCCCCAAGCCGTTACCGTTTTGTTTGTTTGTATTAAACGGCTCACCCAAGCGTTCGATAATTTCTGAAGCCACACCGGAGCCTGCATCGACCACTTCGATCACGATCTCCCCGGCATTTTGATATACACGCAAGGAAATTTCCGAGGCCGACACCGAAGCTTCTTTAGCATTATCCAAAAGATCGAAGACTGTTTGGGCGAAGGATAGCGGCTGAAGACGGCAAAATAGTTCCCCCGGAGCCCATTCTTTTTTCAAAGTGATTTTATTATCGGCTTCCCAGGACTGAACGATGTCTTGCAATACAGAATGAACATTGAGCTTTTGCAAATCACCATCAGCGGATGTGGCAAAGACGCCCACCATTTTTTGAAAGATTGAAATACACTCATCCAATGACAACTGGGCTTGTTGAATTTCAGCGTGGGCTGCGACGGGATCACCCAGCTTGCGAACGCCACGATCAAGGCGAAGTTTCAGGGAATTCAGCGGTGTCGCCATTTCGTGGGAGAACCCTGCTGCCAAAGCTCCCAAAGATTTCAGACGATCGGCGCGGTGTTGGCGGTTTTGCAAACTGCGAATGCGCTCTTCCTGTTTTTCCAATAAAACGGAAAACAAACGCGCGACAAACCAAGCACCAACCACAACGACCCATTGAAAAAGAAAATGGAAAGCCATTTCTTTGCGATCCACATTCAACGTCACAGCAAGGTCTTTGTTCGTCTCGCTTTGCAAGATTGCCAGTAGGCCCAAAAGAATCACGGCAAATAAAAGACTGCGCTTATTTCTAAGAAGCATCCCTCCCAAAAAAGCGTGCAAAGTCAGAACAGCGATAAATGGATTCGCCGCAGATCCACTGACAAATAAAAGTCCCGCCACTGCGAGCAAATCCACCAACAGCTGAACAAATAATAACGACTGCTCTTTCGCGGCGGAAGTTTTGCTCCAGATACCTTGAGTCAGACCATTGAAAACCGCGAGCAATGCCACCACGGCCATAAAATAAAAGAGCTGCTCTTTTAATAAGTATCCAGACTCCAAAAGAGGAACGGTGCCGACCATCATGAAAATGATCGCGATCCATCGGAAACGCACGATTCCCTGAATCAAGGATGTGTCGGGCCAAAATGATTTAACGACAGAGGATAACATGGGCTTTTCATAGTCCAGAGAGGGAGACACAGCAAGCTCTTGCGTATTTCCGCAACTATCCGCTGCACTGACGCACCCGCGAATATCATTTGGGTTTCTAATTGCAAATTACTTGCGTTTAAGAATGGTCCACGTTAAACGCTAATTCTGACAGACCCTGGAGGATTTGAATGAAGAGATACTTATTGCCTTTAGCATTGTGCCTAGCAAGCACTGGGGGTTATGCCCAAACGGCCTCACCTTTGGTGCAAAATTTAAATTTTTCTGCGGCGATCGATGCCACCGCGCCAGTTAATTTTGATGATTCTTCGGAAAACCAATTGGGAATTCGTTCCGCAGAGCTGATGCTTTACGCCCCTGTGGATCCAACGTTTGATGCCCTGATCAATTTTGCAGCCCACAACGAAGATGGCGAATACCATGCTGAACTTCATGAAGGTTATATCTCTTCTTCGAAATTGATTCCGAATTTGCGTTTTAAAGTCGGGATGTTTTTCCTGGGCGTGGGACGACTGAATCAATTCCATCAACATGATTGGGCCTTTATCTCGGCACCGAAAGTACAATCTGAATTCTTTGCCGATGAAGGCGTTCACGATACGGGAGCAGAAGCGACTTACATTCTGCCAACAGATCACTATTTTGATGTCACAGTGGGTGTGACCGATGGTTACAAATGGCATGAGGACGATACTCCGGAAAGACCCAAGGCGCCGGTTCATTATATCCGTCCTTCAACATTCTTTAATATCGGTGACAATGGCGGTCTGCAAATCGGTTTAAACTATTTGGGTCGCACCGATGCCACGGGATTGCAAACGCAACTAACGGGCCTTGATTTGGTCTTTAAGCAAAAAGAAGGCAAATTCAATCGCTGGTATTTCCAATCAGAAATTTGGAATCAGGTGCAAAACAGTGATCTGACAGATCGTTCGAATAAAATGGGCGCTTACTTTTATCCAGAGTATGGTTTCAATGAACGTTGGTTCCTGGGTCTTCGCCTGGATGCATTTACCGACATGAGTTTAAAATACGACGACGGAGATCACCGCGACAACTTGGATTATGCGTTTGTACCAACAGTGACTTTCAGAAACTCGGAATTTGTGACTTGGCGTTTGGCGTATACGCACGAAGTAAACCATATCGCTCTGGAATCAGACCAAACAAACCGCGTTCTTGAATTGCAATTCATTGCGATCCTTGGCGCCCACCCGGCTCACGCATTTTAGAGGTGATTATGAATAAGTTGATTTCTATTCTTCTGCTTTTCGTTTCCGTGAATGCCTTTGCAAAAATCAAAGTCGTGGCCACTTTGCCTGATGTCGCCGAAATTGTGAAAGCGATTGGACAGGATAATGTCGAGGTTTCGTCTTTGCTTTCCGGTGGGACAGATCCGCACTTTGCAGATGCTCGCCCGGATTATATTTTGAAAGTAAATCGCGCGGATGTGGTTTGCTCCGTGGGCCTTGATTTAGAAATCGGTTGGTTGCCAAAAGTTTTAGAAAAAGCCGCCAATGCCAAAGTTCAATCTGGTGGCGCGGGCTTTTGTGAACTGGGGAATGCAATCAAGCCTTTGGAAATTCCCACGGGCGTGATCAATCGTTCGTTAGGCGACGTACACCCACACGGAAATCCGCATTTCACTTTGGATCCGCTGAAAGTCGCAGAATCCGGCGCTGAAGTGGTCCGCGTGCTTTCCGCGGTCGACGCAGCAAATGCAGCTGTCTATCAGAAAAATTATGATGCATTCAAAAAGCAAATGGAGACTTTGCACTCTCAGCTGAAAGCGAAAGTTAAAAAAGTAAAAGTGATGGAGTACCACAAGGAATTTACGTACTTCTTTAATTCCTATGGTTTGGATTCGGCTGGTTCTTTGGAGGAAAAACCTGGAATGCCGCCTTCCGCGACTCGCATTGCTCAGGTGGCCCAAGCTGCCAAAACGAACAAAGTCCAAGTTTTGTTCGCGACAGCTTCTGCTCCCCATCAAACATTGGAGCGTTTCACGGAGCTTTCAGGAATTCCTGTTGTTACTGTGCCTTCCTATGTTCAATCATCAGGTGACGCAAAGACCATTGAGGCTTTGCAAAACTTGTTGGTAAAATCTATTCCATGAAAAAGCTTTTAAGCGTTTCTAATCTCTGCGCCTTAAGTAAATCAGGCACGAAACTTTCCCCTGCGGTGAATTTTGAACTTCACGCGGGGGATATTCTTTTCCTGCGCGGTGAAAATGGCGCCGGAAAAAGCACGATTTTGAAAACGCTGTTAAAGCTGCATGCTTATTATTCCGGCAAATTTGATTTTGCCGTTAAGAATGAAGAAATCGAATACCTGCCACAGCTGGGAAATTTAAATTTCCATCTACCTCTTACTTTGGCGGACATGCTGGGCGAAGCGACGTCGTCTCCCTTGCTGGCCGGCCTTGATCTGAATAAAAAATGGAACACAGCCAGTGGTGGTGAACGTCAGAAGATATTGTTTTCTGCGGCTTTGGCGAAAAAGCCCAAGGTTCTGATTTTGGATGAGCCCTTTAATCACGTCGATAAAGATGCAGGCCTTTTACTGGAACAAGGACTGCTGCAATTCTTAAACGAAAATCCGGAAAGTGCACTGATCCTGGTGTCTCACCGTTCATTGACTCAAAACCACGCTCGCATGCGCTTCCTGGAGATTCAATGACAGAGTTTTTGTCTTTATTAGGAATCTACAAGTGGTCACTTCCCGCCAGCACTTTGATGGCGGGAACACTGTGCCTGATTGGTGCCCAGTGGACCGCGCGCGAAAAAAGCTCGCAGATCTTCGTTTTGGGACAAGGTTCTTCCCTGGGTATCGTATTAGGATTAGTTTTAAATATTTTGTTGGGAACTGATTTTCACTGGCTAAGCCTTGCTGGTGGCTTGGGAGTCGGCGCCCTGACTTTGGTTCTTTCCGATCTTTTGATTCAAAGAAAGTCCGACCGCAATCACGTGTACTTAACCTTATTTGTTTTGTTCCTGTCTTTGACGTATCTGATGTCGTCCCTGACTCCGTCACTGGAAAGCCATATGGCGGCCGCTTACTTTGGTGATTTGGCCGTTATGAGTGACAATGCGGCGGCGATTGCGATGTTAGCGGCAGTTCTATTCATGGTTTTTATTTTGATGAATTGGCGAAATCTGACTCAAATCAGTTTTCAATTGGTGAATCAAAGCTTGATTCACCG contains these protein-coding regions:
- a CDS encoding ATP-binding protein, coding for MKLPSPFEETTNSSKPVQYRVYAIRAVLAMIMAFLIAQINLDYVESWLYDFRIRSQLFQRTSEKIELVYIKPSTVQAFKGQPNAKDQTAILYNLLAAHPRAVVYDFAIDDAQGSEEDKAEWANLIVQSTNVYVATPDTPLKGEERSLYLPLPFDHVRMVSAPKTSDTINFAKDRVTRRMLLSYQDSMMLPVTLAGFYNPDVLDFRKIRGYFDFYDTKQSFIDYRRPGSFPSTVFDDLANGKVDWTKFEDKIVIIGTDLNISESDYILTPYSRIPSAMTRIEMQANIIDTLIRNSSPVRMPTYVNWILLTLISILAIQIVLSMSPAMGLVILVGTLTGFSVISFTLFWLFGWWITMAAPLLAGFLVYYFFIPYRLIIENRRSWEYYQKNKLLSQVEELKTNFISMMSHDLKTPIARIQGMTDVILADQVQLSTQQREAVDTIKHSSDDLLKFISSILNYGKIQSEGVELHMQTKDINNVLQEVIRKHEFLAKVKRIQIVSELEPLFPIRMDPDLMRQVLSNLVENAIKYSPDDTKILVTSEERDERVVIQVSDQGPGIPEDELNNIFMKFFRSKNVKSTQIKGSGLGLYLAKYFTELHKGRIFVESKDGKGSTFTVELPMEQGGVNA
- a CDS encoding sigma-54 dependent transcriptional regulator, encoding MLKVLVVDDDQGLRLSVKTALTSNQRFDVDEAFDGINAMEKIKAGTTKYDLVILDVDMPRLNGLETLRAIKEYDSGIIVMVMTAHATLNDAVQAVKDGAYNYLSKPVAGDELLALIDKAVNAHNLISNIAFSAPVMVEEGRKIIGHTSQMQKVFNIIHRLAKVDTPVLIRGASGTGKELVAKAIHFNSARKDEKFVAINCSAIPENLFESELFGHEKGSFTGADQRKIGKFQFAEGGTLFLDEVGDMPQLMQVKILRVLQEKLFTPVGSNREFASNVRIIAATNRPLEDMIKAGTFREDLFYRLNVVPIFLPALQERKDDLEHMINIFIKKFNQAQGKRINGITPDAMAVLKKHSWPGNIRELENVIEHAFVLETSNLITLASLPEALLIATGTNLIDLSPFETAQNVASAGIVKAAKAHVSLGEDDENAGSDIDSEDLEGEEIVPYSGENLDFNAQKEAFEKEFIIKALKTFRGRINQTALHANIPKKTLLRKIEKYGIIAKDYAN
- the lspA gene encoding signal peptidase II, with the protein product MNKKYIWLAAIAGFLVALDQVTKLYIHTHFHLGESVVVIPNFFNFTYVRNFGAAFGFLAESHPSFRELFFLSMPPIALIIIMGILRGVKNEDTKQIVALSSIFGGAIGNYIDRIRFRYVIDFLDFHIYGKWSWPAFNIADMAIVGGVGLLLLLMFLENSKKKESEKGA
- a CDS encoding response regulator transcription factor, whose product is MKKSVQNLLLIEDDSRLRDVLHQELEERDFVVQSFAELPNLDRVNPPDGVLLDLRVGNDNGLDFIKLLTAKFPGARIVMMSGFGSVASAVKSMQLGAENFLAKPVTPDMIVRAFTEEQVSEAPKDESEISLARMEREYIDYVLNTSNGNITQAAKKLGLHRQSLQRKLRKNIPNK
- a CDS encoding sensor histidine kinase, whose product is MSPSLDYEKPMLSSVVKSFWPDTSLIQGIVRFRWIAIIFMMVGTVPLLESGYLLKEQLFYFMAVVALLAVFNGLTQGIWSKTSAAKEQSLLFVQLLVDLLAVAGLLFVSGSAANPFIAVLTLHAFLGGMLLRNKRSLLFAVILLGLLAILQSETNKDLAVTLNVDRKEMAFHFLFQWVVVVGAWFVARLFSVLLEKQEERIRSLQNRQHRADRLKSLGALAAGFSHEMATPLNSLKLRLDRGVRKLGDPVAAHAEIQQAQLSLDECISIFQKMVGVFATSADGDLQKLNVHSVLQDIVQSWEADNKITLKKEWAPGELFCRLQPLSFAQTVFDLLDNAKEASVSASEISLRVYQNAGEIVIEVVDAGSGVASEIIERLGEPFNTNKQNGNGLGVYSAMMTAQSMGGEFSLRNNNPGKGATARLSIPYEESK
- a CDS encoding metal ABC transporter substrate-binding protein — its product is MNKLISILLLFVSVNAFAKIKVVATLPDVAEIVKAIGQDNVEVSSLLSGGTDPHFADARPDYILKVNRADVVCSVGLDLEIGWLPKVLEKAANAKVQSGGAGFCELGNAIKPLEIPTGVINRSLGDVHPHGNPHFTLDPLKVAESGAEVVRVLSAVDAANAAVYQKNYDAFKKQMETLHSQLKAKVKKVKVMEYHKEFTYFFNSYGLDSAGSLEEKPGMPPSATRIAQVAQAAKTNKVQVLFATASAPHQTLERFTELSGIPVVTVPSYVQSSGDAKTIEALQNLLVKSIP
- a CDS encoding ATP-binding cassette domain-containing protein produces the protein MKKLLSVSNLCALSKSGTKLSPAVNFELHAGDILFLRGENGAGKSTILKTLLKLHAYYSGKFDFAVKNEEIEYLPQLGNLNFHLPLTLADMLGEATSSPLLAGLDLNKKWNTASGGERQKILFSAALAKKPKVLILDEPFNHVDKDAGLLLEQGLLQFLNENPESALILVSHRSLTQNHARMRFLEIQ
- a CDS encoding metal ABC transporter permease, which encodes MTEFLSLLGIYKWSLPASTLMAGTLCLIGAQWTAREKSSQIFVLGQGSSLGIVLGLVLNILLGTDFHWLSLAGGLGVGALTLVLSDLLIQRKSDRNHVYLTLFVLFLSLTYLMSSLTPSLESHMAAAYFGDLAVMSDNAAAIAMLAAVLFMVFILMNWRNLTQISFQLVNQSLIHRHWKNRLFDVGTLVITTVAIQSMGYLFTMGSLFIATSFASQRSRNLKNYTQRVLVISIVGCLLGFLISLLSTNLPTVPCVMLGQIVVGILTYMKK